One Gemmatimonadota bacterium DNA window includes the following coding sequences:
- a CDS encoding tetratricopeptide repeat protein yields MWFWSHKLKLLLVKKDYETIVRLCFERVERNQADYWTLRGLGLGLMYTGRTSEAFEWLSKCARAYPKKVAVQYDIGLIYMKQECYSEARGYMLNALEGGYRTDALFQDLGRIYCYLGEFEKATNCFREVIRRTPRNGAAYKLLGMVYKRRTMYDEAVAAYRESMRWDGDNSEIHMSLAEIFVRQEKWELAVGEYQEALDLDATNFAAHYALGSIFEIMGENARAIDELLKAHRIDGGDERIHKKLERLLIS; encoded by the coding sequence GAAGGACTACGAGACCATCGTGCGACTCTGCTTCGAGCGCGTGGAGCGGAACCAGGCCGACTACTGGACCCTGCGCGGCCTGGGTCTCGGACTCATGTATACCGGCCGCACGAGCGAAGCCTTCGAATGGCTCAGCAAGTGCGCGCGGGCGTATCCGAAAAAGGTCGCGGTACAGTACGATATCGGCCTGATCTACATGAAGCAGGAGTGCTACAGCGAAGCCCGCGGCTACATGTTGAACGCCCTCGAGGGCGGATACCGAACGGACGCCCTCTTCCAGGACCTGGGCCGGATCTACTGCTATCTAGGTGAATTCGAAAAGGCGACCAACTGCTTCCGCGAGGTCATCCGCCGTACACCCCGGAACGGCGCCGCCTACAAGCTCCTGGGCATGGTGTACAAGCGGCGGACCATGTACGACGAGGCCGTCGCCGCATACCGGGAGTCCATGCGGTGGGATGGAGACAACTCGGAAATCCACATGAGTCTCGCAGAGATCTTCGTCCGTCAGGAGAAATGGGAACTGGCGGTCGGAGAGTACCAAGAGGCGCTCGATCTCGACGCCACCAATTTCGCGGCCCACTACGCGCTGGGGTCCATCTTCGAGATCATGGGTGAGAACGCCCGGGCGATCGACGAATTGCTCAAGGCCCACCGTATCGACGGGGGCGACGAACGAATCCACAAGAAACTGGAGCGATTGCTGATCAGCTGA
- a CDS encoding site-2 protease family protein translates to MDNRLHPPDSDPAPHSSKDTLPHALRPDEAGRQPTHWRRPTVLFACTFLTTLISGTIMEHPTVPPLVVLFTLVTVPTLLLDGLPFSLSVLGILMAHEMGHYLYARWYGVHTSLPHFIPSPFFFITPNPGTFGAVIVTKAPYPNRQALMDIGAAGPIAGFIVAVPIMAYSLVGARVDLIPGEGEGLYLGEPLVFQALAYLIHGPLPEDYTIYLDSVGLAAWFGCLVTMLNLLPVDQLDGGHILYAFTGGAAGGRRLQKNLALASFAALAVLGWYSPGWWVFGVLLLLMGRFSGFRHPAPVDDAAPLPRHSRWLGWLAVVVFILTCMPVPISFT, encoded by the coding sequence ATGGATAACAGGTTACACCCACCCGATTCGGATCCGGCGCCGCATTCCTCGAAGGATACGCTCCCGCATGCCCTGCGGCCGGACGAAGCCGGGCGGCAGCCCACGCACTGGCGCCGCCCCACCGTCCTGTTCGCCTGTACCTTCCTGACCACCCTGATCTCCGGCACCATCATGGAGCACCCCACGGTCCCCCCGCTGGTGGTGCTGTTCACCCTGGTGACCGTCCCGACGCTTCTCCTGGACGGTTTGCCCTTTTCCCTGTCGGTGCTCGGCATCCTCATGGCCCACGAGATGGGCCACTATCTCTACGCCAGGTGGTACGGCGTCCACACCTCCCTTCCTCATTTCATTCCGTCGCCCTTCTTCTTCATCACGCCGAATCCGGGTACCTTCGGCGCCGTCATCGTGACGAAGGCGCCCTACCCGAACCGGCAGGCCCTGATGGACATCGGCGCCGCCGGTCCCATCGCCGGATTCATCGTGGCAGTCCCGATCATGGCGTACAGCCTGGTCGGCGCCCGGGTGGATCTCATTCCCGGTGAGGGAGAGGGCCTTTACCTCGGCGAACCCCTGGTGTTTCAGGCGCTCGCCTACCTGATACACGGTCCGCTGCCCGAAGATTACACCATTTATCTCGATTCCGTGGGCCTGGCGGCATGGTTCGGCTGCCTGGTCACCATGCTCAACCTGCTGCCGGTGGACCAGTTGGACGGCGGCCATATCCTGTATGCCTTCACGGGAGGCGCGGCCGGAGGCAGGCGCCTGCAGAAAAACCTCGCGCTCGCGAGTTTTGCGGCGCTGGCCGTGCTGGGGTGGTATTCGCCGGGATGGTGGGTGTTCGGGGTCCTGCTGCTGTTGATGGGCAGGTTCAGCGGTTTCCGGCATCCCGCGCCGGTGGACGACGCGGCGCCGCTTCCCCGGCACAGCAGGTGGCTGGGCTGGCTTGCCGTCGTAGTCTTCATCCTGACCTGCATGCCGGTACCGATCTCGTTTACGTGA
- a CDS encoding AMP-binding protein has protein sequence MSDTALTIKALKDRLGDAFAENVVLRIKRDGEYVEFTGSEAARRADALAGLLASLGLQHGDRVALLAANQPEWGIAYLAIVGHGMTAVPIDRLLKPGEYQRILEDSGARAIVVSDAFRDDFHSIAGSLPELKHVLSLEEVMASETDAAAPENQVNPDDLAVLIYTSGTTGRPKGVMLSHRNIMSNVSAASQVISISSDDSFVSVLPLHHTFECTAGFLAPVFNGAMVSYVGSLNSRDIVETMKDSRATIMLAVPLLYEKMYQGIMRKVGSQPAVTRTVFNLLMGVVKLGEKFNKRMGTALFRSLRDKGGLGTIRFFVSGAAALPPEVAEGFDRLGLRILQGYGLTETSPVVSVHRVEQPPKPDSVGPPINGVDVEVVNPDDTGVGELVVRGENVMLGYYNNPEATAEVLKDGALYTGDSGWIDDEGHVHIAGRLKNVIVTRAGKNIYPEEIEGELVLSPYIAEALVFGAENADTGEEYVRAVVVPDFEVLEEEGTPDDDETLTALMNHEVRERCRNLADYKRVREVELRREEFSKTSTRKIKRFLFKTGQESPAEDTAGQ, from the coding sequence ATGTCCGATACTGCACTTACCATAAAGGCACTGAAAGACCGGTTGGGAGATGCGTTCGCGGAGAACGTCGTCCTCCGCATCAAACGCGACGGCGAGTACGTGGAATTCACGGGGTCGGAAGCGGCCCGCCGGGCCGACGCGCTCGCAGGACTGCTCGCCTCCCTCGGTTTGCAACACGGCGACCGGGTCGCGCTGCTGGCGGCCAACCAGCCCGAATGGGGCATCGCCTACCTGGCCATCGTCGGGCACGGGATGACGGCCGTGCCCATCGACCGGCTGTTAAAACCCGGTGAATACCAGCGGATCCTCGAGGATTCCGGGGCGCGGGCCATCGTCGTGTCGGACGCCTTCCGGGACGATTTCCATTCCATCGCCGGTTCCTTGCCCGAACTCAAGCACGTGCTGAGCCTGGAAGAGGTAATGGCCAGCGAGACGGACGCCGCCGCGCCCGAAAACCAGGTCAACCCGGATGACCTCGCCGTCCTGATCTACACCTCGGGCACGACCGGCCGGCCCAAGGGCGTGATGCTGTCCCACCGCAACATCATGTCCAACGTGTCGGCCGCCAGCCAGGTCATATCCATTAGCTCCGACGACAGTTTCGTTTCCGTGCTCCCCCTGCACCATACCTTCGAGTGCACGGCCGGGTTCCTTGCGCCGGTCTTCAACGGCGCCATGGTGTCCTACGTGGGCAGCCTCAACTCGAGAGACATCGTCGAGACCATGAAGGACTCCAGGGCGACGATCATGCTTGCCGTCCCGCTGCTGTACGAGAAAATGTACCAGGGGATCATGCGCAAGGTCGGCTCCCAGCCCGCGGTCACGCGGACCGTGTTCAACCTCCTGATGGGCGTGGTGAAACTGGGCGAGAAGTTCAACAAGCGCATGGGCACAGCCCTGTTCCGGAGCCTTCGGGACAAGGGCGGGCTGGGGACGATCCGGTTCTTCGTGTCCGGCGCCGCCGCGCTGCCGCCCGAGGTGGCCGAGGGATTCGATCGGCTGGGCCTGCGCATCCTGCAGGGTTACGGGCTTACGGAAACCTCTCCGGTCGTTTCCGTGCACCGCGTGGAGCAGCCTCCGAAACCCGATTCCGTCGGACCGCCCATTAATGGCGTGGACGTGGAAGTCGTGAACCCGGACGACACGGGCGTGGGCGAACTCGTCGTGCGGGGTGAGAACGTGATGCTGGGCTACTACAACAATCCCGAGGCCACGGCCGAAGTCCTCAAGGACGGCGCGCTATATACCGGCGATTCGGGATGGATCGACGACGAAGGGCATGTCCATATTGCGGGCCGGCTCAAGAACGTGATCGTCACCCGGGCCGGCAAGAACATCTATCCGGAGGAAATCGAGGGTGAACTCGTCCTCAGTCCCTACATCGCGGAGGCGCTCGTCTTCGGCGCCGAAAACGCGGATACGGGAGAAGAATACGTCCGAGCGGTGGTGGTCCCCGACTTCGAAGTCCTGGAAGAAGAAGGCACACCGGACGACGACGAGACCCTGACCGCGCTCATGAACCACGAGGTGCGGGAGCGTTGCCGGAACCTCGCGGACTACAAGCGCGTCAGAGAAGTGGAGCTGCGCCGGGAGGAGTTCTCGAAGACTTCCACGCGCAAGATCAAACGTTTTCTCTTCAAGACCGGGCAGGAAAGCCCCGCGGAGGACACCGCCGGCCAGTGA
- a CDS encoding aminotransferase class V-fold PLP-dependent enzyme has protein sequence MTRDRMMRARPCRSSGATHFAPKIHAGDGDMGMAKSRQASGRKKAAKNGRSGQTGRSGRTGRMADTIEELDGMLAGAGPAEADNEKYWQAVRAQFPYNGSIHYTNNGTIGILPHMVLQAQIAVLKETEIQDGDTGGVAYPAPHEAHEKLAALINADPSEVAITRNSTESMNIIALGLDLKPEDEILTTTHEHYGGWSCWQHRHAQFGNPIRKLDLYDPPEDEDEIVRLFEEAIRPETRVLSFCHVTCTTAWRLPVRKICAMARERGLITVVDGAQSVGMIAVDVKDLGGDFYVSSTHKWLFTPKGTGLLYVDDAAQDKIGLGYYTGGGPPTARRFENNASQSHAPLVGFAVAVDFHNAIGTSLVEDRGGAMAKWLKTRLSDIPGVRVWTPMNRALSASMVSFSIAGMTSSDVGTPLRERYRIHSRGLYEGGYHGARISCAMHNSYEEMERVAGAVREIAANRC, from the coding sequence ATGACACGGGACCGCATGATGCGGGCACGTCCGTGCCGGTCCTCCGGTGCCACGCATTTCGCTCCGAAGATCCACGCGGGCGACGGAGATATGGGAATGGCAAAAAGTCGGCAGGCATCCGGACGGAAAAAGGCGGCGAAAAACGGACGGTCCGGACAGACCGGACGGTCCGGACGGACCGGACGGATGGCGGACACCATCGAAGAACTGGACGGGATGCTGGCCGGCGCGGGACCGGCCGAAGCGGACAACGAGAAATACTGGCAGGCCGTGAGAGCCCAGTTTCCCTATAACGGTTCCATACACTACACCAACAACGGGACGATCGGCATTCTGCCCCACATGGTCCTGCAGGCCCAGATCGCGGTCCTGAAGGAAACGGAGATCCAGGACGGGGACACCGGGGGCGTCGCCTATCCGGCGCCTCACGAGGCCCACGAGAAGCTGGCCGCGCTGATTAACGCGGACCCTTCCGAGGTCGCCATCACGAGGAATTCAACCGAGAGCATGAACATCATCGCCCTCGGCCTCGACCTGAAACCGGAAGACGAGATCCTTACGACGACCCACGAGCACTACGGCGGCTGGTCCTGCTGGCAGCACCGGCACGCACAATTCGGCAACCCGATCCGCAAGCTCGACCTGTACGATCCGCCGGAAGACGAGGACGAGATCGTCCGGCTGTTCGAGGAAGCCATCCGGCCCGAAACCCGCGTGCTCAGCTTCTGCCACGTCACCTGCACGACGGCCTGGCGCCTGCCCGTCCGGAAGATCTGCGCCATGGCCCGCGAGCGCGGGCTCATCACCGTCGTCGACGGGGCGCAGTCGGTGGGCATGATCGCGGTCGACGTGAAGGACCTCGGCGGCGACTTTTACGTGAGCAGCACGCACAAGTGGCTGTTTACGCCGAAGGGCACGGGCCTGCTTTACGTGGATGACGCCGCGCAGGACAAGATCGGGCTGGGTTACTACACGGGCGGCGGCCCGCCGACGGCGAGGCGGTTCGAGAACAACGCTTCCCAGAGTCACGCGCCGCTGGTGGGATTCGCCGTGGCCGTGGATTTCCACAACGCCATCGGCACCAGCCTGGTCGAGGACCGCGGCGGGGCCATGGCGAAATGGCTCAAGACCCGTCTTTCCGACATACCCGGCGTTCGGGTCTGGACGCCGATGAACCGCGCACTCTCCGCGTCCATGGTATCTTTCTCCATCGCCGGCATGACCTCCTCCGACGTGGGCACGCCGCTCCGGGAAAGGTACCGGATCCACAGCCGCGGACTGTACGAAGGGGGCTACCACGGCGCACGCATTTCCTGCGCCATGCACAATAGCTACGAAGAAATGGAGCGAGTCGCCGGCGCCGTGCGCGAAATCGCGGCGAACCGGTGCTAG
- a CDS encoding STAS domain-containing protein — protein MNESRINGIPVIELVGSFLGDPEVSAFHDRVRALKAEGTTAAVVDLGRLNLISSSGVGALVGSAKTLREAGGDLKLANLSERTHNVLVVVTRLDSVFNIFDSAEDAAASF, from the coding sequence ATGAACGAAAGCAGGATTAACGGTATACCGGTTATCGAACTCGTCGGCAGCTTCCTGGGCGATCCCGAAGTGTCCGCATTCCATGACCGCGTGAGGGCATTGAAGGCCGAAGGCACGACCGCGGCCGTCGTCGACTTGGGCAGGTTGAACCTCATCAGCAGTTCGGGCGTCGGCGCGCTCGTGGGCAGTGCCAAGACCCTCCGTGAAGCCGGAGGCGACCTGAAGCTGGCTAACCTGAGCGAACGCACGCACAACGTGCTGGTCGTCGTTACCCGCCTGGATTCCGTTTTCAACATCTTCGACTCGGCAGAGGACGCCGCGGCAAGTTTCTAA
- a CDS encoding aminotransferase class V-fold PLP-dependent enzyme — translation MNLDRIRQEFPVVQRCTYLNHAAVGTLPTRAREAVRAYVEDFNEHAASNYRDWEAAIETARSRAARLINATPEQIAFVKNTTEGLCFAANGIDWRSGDNVVLNDLEFPSNVYPWFNLAQDGVETRMVESVDGRLTVDSIADRIDGRTRAVSISHVEFGNGFRNDLAAIGALCREKDVCFVVDAIQSLGQTPVDVEEMSIDLLTADGHKWLLSPEGIGVFYCAPHLTDRLRLYEVGWNSVADAGNYDAYDPTPAPTARRFECGSHNTLGIHALGASLDLLLEVGIDAVQGRLRLLTDRLVDGLRDAGYRVLSPRGASEWSGIVTFDSPVHETEALHRTLRSHQIIGARRGGGIRISPHFYNTEEEVLRVVDALPGH, via the coding sequence TTGAACCTGGACCGCATCCGCCAGGAATTCCCTGTCGTCCAGCGCTGCACCTATCTGAACCACGCGGCGGTCGGCACGTTGCCCACGCGCGCCAGGGAAGCCGTGCGCGCCTACGTGGAGGACTTCAACGAGCACGCCGCCTCTAACTATCGCGACTGGGAAGCCGCCATCGAGACCGCCCGGTCCCGGGCTGCCCGCTTGATCAACGCCACACCCGAGCAGATCGCCTTCGTCAAGAATACGACCGAAGGCCTGTGTTTCGCCGCCAACGGCATCGACTGGCGTTCAGGCGACAACGTGGTCCTGAACGACCTGGAATTCCCCTCGAACGTATATCCCTGGTTCAATCTTGCCCAAGACGGCGTGGAAACACGGATGGTCGAGTCCGTGGACGGCCGGCTCACGGTGGATTCGATCGCGGACAGGATCGATGGGCGGACGCGCGCCGTTTCGATCAGCCACGTCGAGTTCGGGAACGGATTCCGCAACGACCTTGCGGCAATCGGCGCGCTGTGCCGTGAGAAGGACGTCTGTTTCGTCGTCGACGCCATTCAGTCCCTCGGGCAGACGCCGGTGGACGTGGAGGAGATGTCCATCGACCTCCTCACGGCCGACGGCCACAAATGGCTGCTGAGTCCGGAAGGGATCGGCGTCTTCTACTGCGCGCCGCACCTGACGGATCGGCTGAGGCTCTACGAAGTGGGCTGGAACTCGGTGGCCGACGCCGGCAACTACGATGCCTACGATCCCACGCCGGCACCGACGGCGCGGCGCTTCGAGTGCGGTTCCCACAATACGCTGGGCATACACGCACTGGGCGCTTCCCTGGATTTGCTGCTGGAGGTGGGTATCGACGCGGTGCAGGGGAGACTGCGACTGCTGACCGACCGGCTGGTCGACGGGCTGCGCGACGCAGGCTACCGCGTCCTGAGTCCACGGGGTGCATCCGAATGGTCGGGCATCGTGACGTTCGACAGTCCGGTACACGAGACCGAAGCCCTGCATCGCACGCTGCGGAGCCACCAGATCATCGGCGCGCGCCGCGGAGGCGGCATTCGCATATCCCCGCATTTCTACAACACGGAAGAGGAAGTACTTCGCGTCGTGGACGCGCTTCCCGGGCACTGA
- a CDS encoding DUF362 domain-containing protein — protein sequence MTMASKTTVGIGTGSNRRENVRTAVERSAPQLASLMREEVMLKPNFLSGTNPVVCTHPDAVRGVLDVIMTLPDRPRRVLIAEGGNETVPGECFRHMGYADIPDEYDLPIELVDLNQETRWRNTRVYMVDGTWTTVRMPRTVLDCPCVISVAVAKTHDGAMVTLALKNLIMGTILKKDRIKVHGYTTHHDRHHPQEARALSRNLIRLARHLYPHYSVVDGTVGIQGNGPGGTDTVPLGLAAAGEDTIAVDAVISKAMGFEPLEVGTVFYGDAIGLGVGDLSRIRVAGGRLDEHALSFKGHESIDLQRQWAIEGAWETAAVGG from the coding sequence ATGACCATGGCTTCGAAAACGACGGTCGGAATCGGTACGGGAAGCAACCGCCGGGAGAACGTAAGGACGGCCGTAGAACGCTCCGCCCCGCAACTGGCCTCCCTCATGCGCGAGGAGGTCATGCTCAAGCCCAATTTCCTCTCCGGCACGAACCCCGTAGTATGCACCCACCCGGACGCGGTCCGCGGCGTACTGGACGTGATCATGACCCTGCCCGACAGGCCCCGGCGGGTCCTGATCGCCGAGGGCGGGAACGAGACCGTACCCGGGGAGTGCTTCCGCCACATGGGGTACGCCGACATCCCGGACGAATACGACCTCCCCATCGAACTCGTGGATCTGAACCAGGAGACACGGTGGCGCAACACCCGGGTATACATGGTCGACGGCACCTGGACTACGGTCCGAATGCCCCGTACCGTGCTGGACTGTCCCTGCGTCATTTCGGTCGCCGTGGCCAAGACCCATGACGGCGCCATGGTTACCCTGGCGCTGAAGAACCTCATTATGGGCACGATCCTGAAGAAGGACCGCATCAAGGTACACGGCTACACGACTCACCACGATCGGCACCATCCCCAGGAGGCGCGGGCCCTCAGCAGGAACCTGATACGTCTTGCCCGCCACCTCTATCCGCACTACAGCGTGGTGGACGGCACGGTGGGCATCCAGGGCAACGGTCCCGGTGGTACCGACACGGTACCGCTCGGGTTGGCGGCGGCCGGCGAGGACACCATCGCCGTGGACGCCGTCATTTCGAAGGCCATGGGATTCGAGCCCCTGGAAGTGGGCACGGTCTTCTACGGGGATGCCATCGGGCTGGGTGTGGGTGACCTGTCACGTATCCGTGTCGCCGGCGGCCGGTTGGATGAGCACGCCCTGTCCTTCAAAGGTCACGAGTCCATCGACCTGCAGCGCCAGTGGGCTATCGAAGGCGCGTGGGAGACGGCGGCGGTCGGCGGCTGA
- a CDS encoding menaquinone biosynthesis protein, whose protein sequence is MDNRTRIYAVSYLNSRALTYGLEHGGHEHGFEILYDIPSECARKVGTGEASAGVIPSIEYARSQAAYAIVPEIAIASDGPVASILLFHRMPVHRIRKVAMDASSRTSVALARIVLHERYGIEIDSFDHPPDVSAMMERADAALVIGDPALEYTDRPEPRVDLGEAWQELTGLPFVYAFWAGKDGGLTPAEVERLIASKEQGLSALDEIAKAHAGNRSRPTSFYASYLKDNLAYDLGDRERSGLMEFYGLAHARGLIPDVPELRFYPRQ, encoded by the coding sequence ATGGACAACAGAACCCGCATCTACGCCGTCAGTTACCTGAATTCCCGGGCTTTGACTTATGGCCTGGAACACGGCGGCCATGAACACGGATTCGAAATCCTCTACGATATCCCCTCCGAATGCGCCCGGAAGGTAGGGACGGGCGAGGCCTCGGCGGGTGTCATTCCGAGTATCGAATACGCAAGAAGCCAGGCGGCCTACGCCATCGTGCCGGAGATCGCCATTGCGTCTGATGGTCCGGTCGCCAGCATCCTCCTTTTCCACAGGATGCCCGTACACCGGATCCGCAAGGTGGCGATGGACGCGAGTTCCCGGACCTCGGTCGCCCTGGCGCGGATCGTCCTGCATGAGCGATACGGAATTGAAATCGATTCCTTCGACCATCCGCCGGACGTCTCCGCGATGATGGAACGGGCGGATGCGGCTCTGGTCATCGGCGACCCGGCTTTGGAATACACGGACCGGCCGGAACCGCGGGTCGATCTGGGGGAAGCCTGGCAGGAACTGACCGGTCTGCCTTTCGTATATGCCTTCTGGGCGGGAAAGGACGGCGGTCTCACCCCCGCTGAGGTCGAACGGCTGATCGCGTCGAAGGAACAGGGGCTGTCCGCCCTGGATGAGATCGCCAAAGCACATGCAGGGAACCGTTCCCGGCCCACTTCTTTTTATGCGTCGTACCTGAAGGACAACCTGGCCTACGACCTTGGTGACCGCGAGCGTAGCGGGCTCATGGAGTTTTACGGCCTGGCCCATGCCCGCGGCCTGATCCCGGACGTGCCGGAACTGCGGTTCTATCCACGTCAATGA
- the mqnC gene encoding dehypoxanthine futalosine cyclase, translating to MITDIAEKVLAGTRLTAEDGRRLFQHPNVTELGMLADHVRQTRHPEPVVTYNIGRNINYTNVCWVRCKFCAFYRPPGDQEGYTLPDEEIFAKVEELISVGGNTPESCEILMQGGLNPKLKIDYYERLFSEITRRYPAAYLHSLSVAEIVYLAHISRISVEEALIRLRAAGLKSLPGAGAEILDTEVRDAIAFRKETVEEWLDVHSLSHRLGMKSTATMMFGSVETVEHRLKHLLRVREVQDESLARHDGYFTAFIAWSFQPEGTELPDTRKATGYDYLRTVAIARLMLDNIENVQASYVTQGPKIAQIALGYGVNDFGSTMMEENVISAGGTSFVMPTVEIERLISDAGYTPRRRNTRYEYVGNGTPEKHEATA from the coding sequence ATGATCACCGATATCGCGGAAAAAGTCCTGGCCGGAACGCGGCTGACTGCCGAGGACGGGAGGCGTCTTTTCCAGCACCCGAACGTCACCGAACTGGGCATGCTGGCCGATCACGTGCGCCAGACCAGACACCCCGAGCCGGTGGTGACCTACAACATCGGGCGCAATATCAACTATACCAACGTGTGCTGGGTGCGGTGCAAGTTCTGCGCCTTCTACCGCCCCCCGGGCGACCAGGAAGGATATACGCTGCCGGACGAGGAGATCTTTGCGAAGGTCGAGGAACTGATCAGCGTCGGCGGGAACACGCCGGAATCCTGCGAAATCCTCATGCAGGGCGGTTTGAACCCGAAGCTGAAGATCGACTACTACGAACGGCTCTTCTCGGAAATCACCCGGCGCTATCCCGCGGCCTATCTCCATTCACTGTCCGTGGCGGAAATCGTCTATCTCGCCCATATCTCGAGAATCTCGGTCGAGGAAGCGCTGATCCGACTGCGCGCGGCCGGACTGAAATCCCTCCCGGGCGCCGGCGCCGAGATCCTGGACACCGAGGTGCGCGACGCCATCGCCTTCCGCAAGGAAACGGTGGAGGAATGGCTGGACGTCCACAGCCTGTCCCACCGCCTCGGCATGAAGTCGACGGCCACCATGATGTTCGGATCGGTGGAAACCGTCGAACACCGGTTGAAACACCTTCTGCGGGTCCGCGAAGTGCAGGACGAGTCCCTGGCTCGCCACGACGGTTACTTCACGGCCTTCATCGCATGGAGCTTCCAGCCGGAGGGCACGGAACTGCCGGATACGCGAAAGGCGACGGGGTACGACTACCTGCGCACCGTGGCGATCGCCCGGCTGATGCTGGACAATATCGAGAACGTCCAGGCGTCCTATGTGACCCAGGGGCCTAAGATCGCGCAGATCGCCCTGGGCTACGGGGTGAACGATTTCGGCAGCACCATGATGGAAGAGAACGTCATCAGCGCCGGAGGCACGAGTTTCGTGATGCCTACGGTAGAGATCGAGCGCCTCATCAGCGACGCGGGATACACGCCGCGACGACGTAACACGCGTTACGAGTACGTGGGAAACGGCACGCCAGAAAAGCACGAAGCCACCGCGTAA
- a CDS encoding CofH family radical SAM protein, producing MFEALIAAAGLEDIHEKVAAGERLSADDGRRLYRNGNLPAIGYLANLVRERMHGDRVYFVRNQHLNYTNICNKSCLFCSFYALPKDPEGYVLSPDDIRARMETYADIPISEIHMVGGVNPKLPYAYYLDIVRVIKEVRPGVSLKAYTMIELEQIRRIGKKSMAEILLDLKEAGVDALPGGGAEVFSERVHEELFQAKSDSDKWLETARVAHEVGLPSNATMLYGHVEQTEEKVYHLMKLRELQDETNGLLAFIPLSWHPERTAIEHLPGPTGQMDLREIAVARLMLDNVPHIKSFWIMNTPAVTQVSLWYGADDMDGSVLEYEITRNPVTDRMQALTHTQMLDMISESGRKPVERDALYHIVDQPETIRPAYMETANGAEAAGAKANRDAANVAKAAATPSQG from the coding sequence TTGTTCGAAGCATTGATCGCCGCGGCGGGACTGGAAGACATCCACGAGAAGGTCGCAGCGGGCGAGCGACTTTCGGCCGACGACGGGAGAAGGCTGTACCGGAACGGGAACCTTCCTGCCATCGGCTACCTGGCCAACCTGGTGCGCGAGCGCATGCACGGCGACCGGGTATACTTCGTGCGCAACCAGCACCTGAACTACACCAACATCTGCAACAAGAGCTGCCTGTTCTGTTCGTTTTACGCCCTGCCTAAAGACCCCGAGGGCTACGTGCTTTCGCCCGACGACATCAGGGCGAGGATGGAGACCTACGCTGACATTCCCATCTCCGAAATCCACATGGTAGGGGGCGTGAACCCGAAGCTGCCCTACGCCTATTACCTGGACATCGTCCGGGTGATCAAGGAAGTCCGGCCCGGGGTGTCCCTCAAGGCCTACACCATGATCGAACTCGAGCAGATCCGGAGAATCGGCAAGAAGTCCATGGCCGAGATCCTGCTGGATCTGAAAGAAGCCGGGGTGGACGCCCTGCCCGGCGGCGGGGCCGAGGTCTTCAGCGAACGGGTGCACGAGGAGCTGTTCCAGGCCAAGTCGGATTCGGACAAGTGGCTCGAGACCGCGCGCGTCGCCCACGAGGTGGGCCTGCCGTCGAACGCCACCATGCTGTACGGCCACGTGGAGCAGACGGAGGAGAAAGTCTACCACCTCATGAAACTGCGTGAACTGCAGGACGAGACAAACGGACTGCTGGCCTTCATTCCCCTGTCGTGGCACCCTGAGCGTACGGCGATCGAGCACCTGCCGGGGCCGACGGGGCAGATGGACCTCCGGGAGATCGCGGTTGCCCGGCTCATGCTGGACAACGTGCCCCACATCAAGTCGTTCTGGATCATGAACACGCCGGCGGTGACGCAGGTGTCGCTGTGGTACGGCGCGGACGACATGGACGGCAGCGTCCTGGAGTACGAAATCACCCGGAACCCGGTCACCGACCGTATGCAGGCCCTGACCCACACGCAGATGCTCGATATGATCAGCGAGTCGGGGCGGAAGCCCGTCGAACGCGACGCGCTCTATCATATCGTCGACCAGCCCGAAACGATCCGTCCGGCCTATATGGAGACCGCCAACGGGGCGGAGGCCGCCGGGGCGAAGGCCAACAGGGATGCGGCCAACGTGGCGAAGGCCGCCGCGACACCGAGCCAGGGTTAA